Sequence from the Thermococcus alcaliphilus genome:
GATTCGAAGTCTGCTAAAACGTCAAGAATTGCGAATGCCACGCTTTCAGGGTCTTTGAGTCTGTGATCCCATCTGGGGATCACGGCAACCACCTGAAAGAATTCAGCAAAAACCCTAATAAAGGTTACTATAAACACGCCCAAAGTTTAAGAAAATTTTAAATATAAAAACAACTTATTGAGTATGTAAAATTTTCGGAGGTGATAAGAGTTGGAAGAGTTTGATGTCAAATCTGCCATTACAGAAACTTTAAACGACGCCACATTATTGACGTGTTGTCTCCAAGTTTGGGCATTTATAAGTACAGATTCTGACTGAATTTTATTATTTTATTTTTTAACTTCACTTGGAGGGGGCAAAAAGTGATTAAAGGGTACCTAGATAAGTTGGGAGATGATATACCAAAAAAAGACGTTGATGGGGATATATATTGCAAAGGATATTTATTATTATGTCTGGGTGATGTAGAGAAAGGAGAAAGATACCTTAAAATGTTGTTTGAAAAAGATCCAAAAAATTTAAAAGTAATTAATAAATTACTTAATGTCTATATTCTACAAAAAGATTTTGAGAAATGTAATCTACTTCTAAACAGAGTTTTTAAGGAATATATAAAACATGATATTCCACCATTTCTCTTTGCTAAATATCTCAGAATCCTAATATTGCACAACAAAATAAGTGAAGCTATAGCTTTTAAGAAGCAACTCCAAGAAGTTTTTCAATCTTCTATGTATTTAGCTAAATATAAGGATAGTGTATGGAAACTTTATTTTGAACTAGGTAATTTAGAATCTTACATAGGACAATATGAAAAGGCTATTGCGTCTTATCTCAAGGCTTTGTCCTCGTTACCTCCTACTTCAGATTTTATTCGGGCTAAATTATTATACTTAATTGCATTATCCTATTATTCCCTTGAGGACTACAATAGCGCTATAACATATTTGAAAAAGTCAATAGCTCTAAGTCCAAACTACTCAAAATCTTATGTTCTCTTAGGAATAATATACCTAAAGGATAATAAATTAGATACAGCTCACAAATACCTCCATTATGCTTTGAAACTCAATCCTGCTGATAAACAAGCTTTGAAATATCTCAACTTTTTAAAGAATAATAAGCAGGAGGTTTAGCAAATGCCCGATATTACTTTAATAAATGTAGTTTCATCATCGTCTAAACCTCAAACTCCGCTTGGAATTTTATATCTGGCTGGTACTCTTGAGAAATATAATTTTGATGTTGATGTTATTGATTACCAATATATTTTTTATAAACACAAATGGGGGTATAAACATCTTGGTGAGACTATAGCTAACATTGACTCGAAGATAGTTGGTATTGGATGTATGACGGACTCACTGCCATGGGTCATGCTAGCTACCAAATATGCAAAATCTATTACTCCAGAAAAGATTATAATACTTGGGGGGCCTGGTCCATCAGAGGTGTGTTACAATCTGCTTAGCACATACGACAGTGTAGATATCGTCTGTATTGGAGAAGGGGAATACACTCTACTTGAGTTAATGAGGACTATAGGAAATGGTATTTCATATACTCCTAGGGATTTGCTTAATATAAAAGGGATTGCATTTAAGCATGGAGATAGGGTTATAGTAACCCCAAAAAGAGAAAGGATTCAGGACTTAGATGCTTTGCCATTTCCAGCTTATCATCTTATAAACCTTAAAAAATATTATCAAGTCACTGTAGACACATCTCGTGGATGTCCATTTAGATGCACTTTTTGTGATGTGGCTCCCTTATGGGGTCGGAAAGTTATCTATAAAGGAGTTTCAAGGGTTATTGAGGAGTTAAAACTATTGAATGAAAATTATGGGGTAAAGAACATTCATTTTACGGATGATACATTTACATTGAATAAACAAAGAGTTCTTTCAATTACTGAGCAAATACAGAAATCAGACTTGGACATACAATATGCCTGCTTCGGTAGAGTAAACTTAGTAGATAATAATGTTCTTACTTCATTGATGGATTCTGGATGTAAGGGGATATTTTATGGTATTGAATCAGGGAGTAATAGGATATTACGTTTAATAAATAAAGGTTTTACAATAGGCAAAGCTATAGAGGTAGTAATAAACTCGTTAGATTATATTAAAAATGTTACTGCTTCATTCATTTGGGGATATCCATTTGAAGACTTCGAGGATTTCCTGAAAACTTTTTATGCAATAACATATTTGGATTATTTTGGGGTACAAACTAGATTTTCACGATTAGCACCTTTACCAATGTCAGAACTGCGGAAAAAATATGAGAACGACATAATAAAACCATTATACTTTAACATATATTCGCACACTATATTATCAACTCAAGACTTACCTCAAGAAATTGTTGAGGAAATTTTAAAACATCCTCCAATATACGTCTCGTTTTATTGGTTCAATACTCCCAATTTGCAAGAAAAACTGAATTTCATAGATAACTATTACAAGCTTATGGGGTAATGGCTATGAAGACTAATAAGTACTTGGTTCAGATTCCCGTAGAGGAAGGGAATTACATTATATTGGATACGTTACATGGCAAGATATACAAGCTAAAGAGAAATGAATACTATTATCTACTCAATCCTGAAAACTCAAGTTGTAGTGATACTATACATGATTTGTTAAAAAATAAGTTGTTATACCGTTCGGAAGATGAGTTTAATAAAGACGTTGAGAGAGCATATTTAGATTTCATAAGAAAGGAGAAATCATTACCACTTCATTATATGGTAATCCCAACATATTATTGTAATTTAACGTGTACATATTGCTATGAAAAGGGCATCAAAAAAGATCCTGAATTTATTTCTGAAAAAGCTTTATCGAAATTATTTCATGCAATAAACCTAATAGAAGCTGCAAAGAAATCAAATGTAAAGTCTATATTAACAATATTCGGGGGTGAACCACTACTTCCAATTAAAAGAGAATTTGATATTATTGCTCAAATAGTAAAAGAAAGCAGAGAACAAAATTTAGCTCTTAATGTTGTAAGTAATGGTGTTGGAATACCACATTATCTTTCATTACTTAAAGAATTTAATTCAATTCAGATTACATTTGATGGAGATAAGAGCACTCATGATAAATATAGAATATTCCCAAATGGAAAGGGGACTTTTGATATTATAATAAATAATCTATGCTCTCTACTTGATGAGATAAGCACTAAGACACATATAGCGTTAAGAATTCATGTTCATCGAGGAAAAGAGAACTCAGTGTATAATTTATACTGTTATTTAAAAGAGATTGGTATTCTCAAGAGAAAAAACGTTCACTTGTATGTTATGTCAGTGTATAACTACCTTGATCAATCTTTATTAACCGAAGGTATAAAAAATGAATTGGAATCTCTATTGTACCTTGTTAGGAACTTCCCCTCGATGATTAAAGAGGTAATAATTACTGGCCATTCATTTGCAATGTCATTAAATTACTTAATCAATAAAAATAACGTATACTTCCCCAAATTTAGACATTGTGAAGCTAATATAAACCAATATGTTTTCGATCTATATGGCGATATATATCCTTGTGATGTGGTAGTAGGCATAAAGGAATTTTCTGTTGGGAAATTTATTCCAAATTTGCAATTTTATGATTCATTTAAAAAATGGAGAGAAACCTGTATATTAACTCTGCCTTGTAAAGAATGTTCATATGCACTACTTTGTGGAGGGGGGTGTACTGCATTGAGATTATTAAGAGATGAGAAATTGCGCAACAGAACGTGCTCTTATATTACTAAAGAAATTTTAGAATTATATAAAGATCTTACACTGGAATTTTTAAAGATCCGGATAGGTGATAATTTATGAACGCTGCTGTAGAAGTCTCTAATTTAGTAGTAGGGTACAAAAAGACAGAGATTCTAAAGGGGATAAGTTTCAATATAGACGAGGGTACAATAGTTGGGTATTTGGGTCCCAATGGTGCAGGTAAAACTACAACAATATTGACATTATTAGGAATTCTAAAACCCTGGAGCGGATACGTTAAAATATTTGGAATGAATGTATTGAAAAAGAGTACTGAAGCTAAGCAACTTATTGCTGTTGCTCATCAAGAAGCTACGGGAGATCCCTTTTTAACTGTTGAAGAAAATATTTATCTATACCAACGTCTTAGGGGGATACCTAAAAAAAGAGCAAAGATAAAAACTGAAGAATATATTAAGTCATTCAATCTTGAGGAACATAGAAGAAAATTGTTCTTGGAGCTAAGCCCAGGTCTAGCAAAGAAAGTTCAAGTGGCAAGATGTCTTGCTAGTGTAACAGAAAGTACGAGGCTTATCATCTTAGACGAGCCTACTGCTGGAAGTGATCCAAGTTTTAAACTAAAACTTTGGAATATAATAAAGACGCTAAAAGAGGATGGGAAGACGATTATACTCACTACTCATAATATGGAAGATGTTGAAAATTTATGTGATAAAATAATTTTTATAAAAAATGGAAAAATTATTTTTGATGGGGCGTTATCTGATCTAAAGAGTAACTTCAGAATAGATCGGCTGTATAGAATTAAGTGTGGTTTTCCTAAACAATTCCTTCAAAAGGTCAAAGTTCTTGGATTTAACGTGACAAGAGTGGAGAATAATGAAATTTATTTTGAGACGCCCACACAATATAAAATCTCTGAACTAGCATCTCTATTTGAAGAATGTATAGTAGAGGAAATAGGATATGCTGGAAAGGATTTGAATGAAATATTTGTAGAATTGGTGGAGGGAGAAAAGTGATGTTGGGGCAAACATTAATATTAATTGAAAGAGAACTTCTAAGCTACAAAAGAAGTGTAGGTTTTATGATAGCGTCCTTTTTGTCCCCTCTTATGTACCTTTTTGTTTTTGGATATACTCTGAATAAGGGCATGCCATCCATAAATGGGGTATCTTATTTAAATTATATATTGCCCGGAATAATAATGTTAGTTGTAATATACTCATCACTGAACTCTGCTACTAGAGTATTTATAGAACGAAAATCTCACGCTTTACTTGACCTTCTTTCACTTCCTATGAATAAATCGCTTGTACCTTTTGTAAAAATACTGATTCATTCATTACTTTCAGCTTTTAACGCATTAATGTTCCTATTACTTGCAAAATTAACAATATGTTCTGAGTTATATCTATCAATTGATAATATTCCAGTTTTATTTTTAGCAATTTTTTCTAGCAGTTTTGCGGTAGGAATATTTATGATGGGGATTGCAGCAAGTTTGAGGGAAGAACAAAGCTTTAACTCATTAACTTCATTATTCCTTTTGCCGATGATATTTATAAGTACCGCATATTATCCGGTAAGCTTAATGCCAGCTGTTCTCAAAACATTAGCAAGAATTAATCCAATTTCATTTGGTGCGGATTTAATTAGGAATATATTATTTGGGATAGAAATTCCTATTTCTGAAATGATATCTTTTGTTGTGTTTTCGATAGTAGGGATTAGCCTATTACACCGTAGTTTTGGCAAATATTTCAAATAAGCAATTTTCACTTATTTATTTTCTCACTTATTTATGTGAAAACCGTCAGGGGTTTTAGTGTTGTCTTTTGGAACTATTCGGTTGAATTGCCGAGTCGAGTATTAAAGTAAAGATAGGTGAGCAAAATAAATCTTACTCCCGAAATCAGAGACTTTTTGAGTTATCATGTTGTTGAGGTTTTTCAAGTATAACTTTACTGCTCCGCCTAAGCCTTTATAAAGGGAAGAGGGGTATTAACTTCGATAACGCTCATTGGGTGATACCGATGGCGAAAGAAAAGAGAAGAGAGAGAAAGCTAATGCTCCCGGCTGATATTAAGAGAGAGGTTGTTGTTAGGGACGAAAACGCCGAGACCAATTCAAAATGGGGCCTTCCTCCAGAAAAAAGACCGATTGAGATGCACATGCAATTCGGGGTCATAAACCTTGACAAACCTCCCGGACCTACAAGCCATGAAGTGGTTGCATGGATTAAAAAACTTCTGAACCTTAAAAAAGCTGGTCACGGTGGAACTCTTGATCCAAAAGTTACTGGAGTTTTGCCCGTAGCTCTGGAAAGGGCTACAAGGGTTGTTCAGGCACTTTTACCGGCAGGTAAGGAGTATGTAGCATTGATGCACCTTCATGGGGATGTTCCAGAGGACAAAATAAGGGCCGTTATGAAGGAATTTGAAGGAGAAATCATCCAAAGACCCCCTCTAAGAAGTGCCGTTAAGAGAAGACTCAGGACAAGAAAAGTTTACTACATAGAGATAATTGAGATAGAGGGCAAAGATGTTTTGTTTAGGGTTGGAGTTGAGGCTGGTACTTATATAAGGTCTCTCATCCATCACATTGGTTTGGCTTTAGGAGTTGGCGCCCACATGGCAGAGCTGAGGAGAACAAGGAGCGGACCGTTTAAAGAAGATGAGACTCTTGTAACTCTGCACGATCTTATAGATGCTTATTACTTCTGGAAAGAGGACGGTATTGAAGAGTACTTCAGAAAGGCAATTCAGCCGATGGAGAAAGCAGTTGAACATTTACCCAAAGTGTGGATAAGGGACTCTGCAGTTGCAGCTGTAACCCATGGTGCTGATTTAGCTGTCCCTGGAATAGTGAAGCTCCACAAAGGCATAAAACCTGGAGATCTCGTGGCGATAATGACCCTCAAAGACGAGCTTGTGGCTTTGGGTAAGGCAAAGATGAACAC
This genomic interval carries:
- a CDS encoding tetratricopeptide repeat protein is translated as MIKGYLDKLGDDIPKKDVDGDIYCKGYLLLCLGDVEKGERYLKMLFEKDPKNLKVINKLLNVYILQKDFEKCNLLLNRVFKEYIKHDIPPFLFAKYLRILILHNKISEAIAFKKQLQEVFQSSMYLAKYKDSVWKLYFELGNLESYIGQYEKAIASYLKALSSLPPTSDFIRAKLLYLIALSYYSLEDYNSAITYLKKSIALSPNYSKSYVLLGIIYLKDNKLDTAHKYLHYALKLNPADKQALKYLNFLKNNKQEV
- a CDS encoding B12-binding domain-containing radical SAM protein, with translation MPDITLINVVSSSSKPQTPLGILYLAGTLEKYNFDVDVIDYQYIFYKHKWGYKHLGETIANIDSKIVGIGCMTDSLPWVMLATKYAKSITPEKIIILGGPGPSEVCYNLLSTYDSVDIVCIGEGEYTLLELMRTIGNGISYTPRDLLNIKGIAFKHGDRVIVTPKRERIQDLDALPFPAYHLINLKKYYQVTVDTSRGCPFRCTFCDVAPLWGRKVIYKGVSRVIEELKLLNENYGVKNIHFTDDTFTLNKQRVLSITEQIQKSDLDIQYACFGRVNLVDNNVLTSLMDSGCKGIFYGIESGSNRILRLINKGFTIGKAIEVVINSLDYIKNVTASFIWGYPFEDFEDFLKTFYAITYLDYFGVQTRFSRLAPLPMSELRKKYENDIIKPLYFNIYSHTILSTQDLPQEIVEEILKHPPIYVSFYWFNTPNLQEKLNFIDNYYKLMG
- a CDS encoding radical SAM/SPASM domain-containing protein, translated to MKTNKYLVQIPVEEGNYIILDTLHGKIYKLKRNEYYYLLNPENSSCSDTIHDLLKNKLLYRSEDEFNKDVERAYLDFIRKEKSLPLHYMVIPTYYCNLTCTYCYEKGIKKDPEFISEKALSKLFHAINLIEAAKKSNVKSILTIFGGEPLLPIKREFDIIAQIVKESREQNLALNVVSNGVGIPHYLSLLKEFNSIQITFDGDKSTHDKYRIFPNGKGTFDIIINNLCSLLDEISTKTHIALRIHVHRGKENSVYNLYCYLKEIGILKRKNVHLYVMSVYNYLDQSLLTEGIKNELESLLYLVRNFPSMIKEVIITGHSFAMSLNYLINKNNVYFPKFRHCEANINQYVFDLYGDIYPCDVVVGIKEFSVGKFIPNLQFYDSFKKWRETCILTLPCKECSYALLCGGGCTALRLLRDEKLRNRTCSYITKEILELYKDLTLEFLKIRIGDNL
- a CDS encoding ABC transporter ATP-binding protein, with the protein product MNAAVEVSNLVVGYKKTEILKGISFNIDEGTIVGYLGPNGAGKTTTILTLLGILKPWSGYVKIFGMNVLKKSTEAKQLIAVAHQEATGDPFLTVEENIYLYQRLRGIPKKRAKIKTEEYIKSFNLEEHRRKLFLELSPGLAKKVQVARCLASVTESTRLIILDEPTAGSDPSFKLKLWNIIKTLKEDGKTIILTTHNMEDVENLCDKIIFIKNGKIIFDGALSDLKSNFRIDRLYRIKCGFPKQFLQKVKVLGFNVTRVENNEIYFETPTQYKISELASLFEECIVEEIGYAGKDLNEIFVELVEGEK
- a CDS encoding ABC transporter permease, with protein sequence MLGQTLILIERELLSYKRSVGFMIASFLSPLMYLFVFGYTLNKGMPSINGVSYLNYILPGIIMLVVIYSSLNSATRVFIERKSHALLDLLSLPMNKSLVPFVKILIHSLLSAFNALMFLLLAKLTICSELYLSIDNIPVLFLAIFSSSFAVGIFMMGIAASLREEQSFNSLTSLFLLPMIFISTAYYPVSLMPAVLKTLARINPISFGADLIRNILFGIEIPISEMISFVVFSIVGISLLHRSFGKYFK
- a CDS encoding RNA-guided pseudouridylation complex pseudouridine synthase subunit Cbf5 — translated: MAKEKRRERKLMLPADIKREVVVRDENAETNSKWGLPPEKRPIEMHMQFGVINLDKPPGPTSHEVVAWIKKLLNLKKAGHGGTLDPKVTGVLPVALERATRVVQALLPAGKEYVALMHLHGDVPEDKIRAVMKEFEGEIIQRPPLRSAVKRRLRTRKVYYIEIIEIEGKDVLFRVGVEAGTYIRSLIHHIGLALGVGAHMAELRRTRSGPFKEDETLVTLHDLIDAYYFWKEDGIEEYFRKAIQPMEKAVEHLPKVWIRDSAVAAVTHGADLAVPGIVKLHKGIKPGDLVAIMTLKDELVALGKAKMNTQEMLTKTKGIAVDVEKVFMPRDWYPKMW